From a single Mesorhizobium shangrilense genomic region:
- a CDS encoding ABC transporter substrate-binding protein: MKKTSILSAAIFGLMMSAPVAFADDITFAVVGPMTGQLATIGDQFKQGAQAAADAINAAGGVNGSMIKLDIEDDQCDPKQAVSVANRIIANGVKFIDGHACSGSSIPASAVYAEAGALMMSPASSNPVLTDAAAKAGWPTIMRLYTRDDAQGAFIGPWIAKKYAGKNVVILHDKSAYGQGVADAVRATMNTGGLKEVYYDGINAGEKDYSALVTKLKDLKADVVYFGGYHPEAGLILRQSAEQNLKFQLIMPDSIASPEFWQVAGPAGEGTLFVFPSDPQAKPEAKAAVEKIKAGGFVPEGFTLFSYATIQAFAEGIKRAGSDDPAKVAEALKNGTPISTVVGDVTFDEKGDLKNASYDINQWHDGKYAPIAQ; the protein is encoded by the coding sequence ATGAAAAAAACGAGTATTTTGAGCGCGGCCATTTTCGGCCTGATGATGAGTGCGCCGGTCGCATTCGCCGACGACATCACCTTTGCGGTGGTCGGTCCGATGACCGGACAACTCGCCACCATCGGCGACCAGTTCAAGCAGGGCGCGCAGGCTGCCGCCGATGCCATCAACGCCGCAGGCGGCGTCAACGGCTCGATGATCAAGCTCGACATCGAAGACGACCAGTGCGATCCCAAGCAGGCTGTTTCGGTGGCCAATCGCATCATCGCCAATGGCGTCAAGTTCATCGATGGCCACGCCTGCTCGGGTTCGAGCATTCCGGCGTCCGCCGTCTATGCCGAAGCAGGTGCTCTGATGATGAGTCCGGCATCTTCCAACCCGGTGCTGACCGACGCTGCGGCGAAAGCCGGCTGGCCGACGATCATGCGTCTTTACACGCGTGACGATGCGCAGGGCGCGTTCATCGGTCCCTGGATCGCCAAGAAATATGCTGGCAAGAACGTCGTCATCCTGCATGACAAGAGCGCCTACGGCCAGGGCGTGGCTGACGCCGTCAGGGCAACGATGAATACCGGCGGTCTCAAGGAAGTGTACTATGACGGCATCAATGCCGGCGAGAAGGATTACTCGGCGCTCGTCACCAAGCTGAAGGATCTCAAGGCAGACGTCGTCTATTTCGGCGGCTATCATCCTGAAGCTGGCCTGATCCTGCGTCAGTCGGCGGAACAGAACCTGAAGTTCCAGCTGATCATGCCGGATTCCATCGCCTCGCCGGAGTTCTGGCAGGTCGCCGGCCCGGCCGGCGAAGGTACGCTGTTCGTGTTCCCGTCGGATCCGCAGGCAAAGCCGGAAGCCAAGGCAGCCGTCGAGAAGATCAAGGCTGGCGGCTTCGTGCCGGAGGGCTTCACGCTGTTCTCCTACGCCACGATCCAGGCTTTCGCCGAAGGCATCAAGCGTGCCGGCAGCGACGATCCGGCCAAGGTTGCCGAAGCGTTGAAGAACGGCACGCCGATCAGCACCGTTGTCGGCGATGTCACCTTCGACGAGAAGGGCGACCTCAAGAACGCCAGCTACGACATCAACCAGTGGCATGACGGCAAGTACGCGCCGATCGCGCAGTAA
- a CDS encoding sel1 repeat family protein has protein sequence MARFEMLEAGFGAMGATAQADILFELGMMYATGRDCETDVVAAHKWFNIAAIKGSVRAAELRSELSAAMSKADIAKALREAREWMTMH, from the coding sequence ATGGCACGTTTTGAAATGCTTGAAGCCGGTTTTGGCGCCATGGGCGCGACTGCCCAGGCCGACATTCTTTTCGAACTGGGCATGATGTATGCGACCGGTCGCGACTGCGAGACCGATGTTGTCGCCGCCCACAAATGGTTCAACATCGCCGCGATCAAGGGCTCGGTCCGCGCCGCGGAATTGCGCTCGGAACTGTCGGCGGCAATGTCGAAGGCTGACATTGCCAAGGCGCTGCGCGAAGCCCGCGAATGGATGACCATGCACTGA
- a CDS encoding DUF2147 domain-containing protein, producing the protein MFRKMSLALAATLIMAGAAWADPIEGNWKTQAGDTAAISGSGSFSITLKTGKYAGKTIGSLKPAGDNKYAGNITDPASDKTYSGKATLSGASLKMSGCVLGGLICKSQTWHKL; encoded by the coding sequence ATGTTTCGAAAAATGAGCCTGGCCCTCGCGGCCACGTTGATCATGGCCGGCGCGGCTTGGGCCGATCCGATCGAAGGCAACTGGAAGACACAGGCTGGCGATACCGCGGCCATCTCGGGCTCCGGTTCATTCTCCATCACACTCAAGACAGGCAAGTATGCCGGCAAGACCATTGGCTCGCTCAAGCCGGCCGGGGATAACAAATACGCCGGCAACATCACCGATCCGGCAAGCGACAAGACCTATTCCGGCAAGGCGACCCTGTCTGGCGCGTCGCTGAAGATGAGTGGCTGCGTGCTGGGCGGGCTGATCTGCAAGAGTCAGACCTGGCACAAACTCTGA
- a CDS encoding AMP nucleosidase has product MPEPFGRQSFDDAEKAVAALQLLYDRNTKFLRDSFAALAAGGDNSKRYRAFYPEIGVTTNSFTQVDSRQAYGHMPTPGHFSTTITQPGLFESYLVEQLRLIMRNHGVEVTVSESTTPIPLHFAFLEGTHVDGAAAERIKRPIRDLFDVPDLDGTDDQIANGTFEVAFGEPRPLAPFTAQRIDYSLHRLSHYTATTPQHFQNFVLFTNYQFYIDEFVARARALMSEGGGGYSEFVEPGNVVTKAGQSAPSEGVAPPRLPQMPAYHLKKPDHGGITMVNIGVGPSNAKTITDHIAVLRPHAWVMLGHCAGLRNTQALGDYVLAHAYVREDHVLDDDLPVWVPIPPLAEIQVALQEAVAEVTGLSGYDLKRIMRTGTVATIDNRNWELRDQRGPVQRLSQSRAIALDMESATIAANGFRFRVPYGTLLCVSDKPLHGELKLPGMATEFYKRQVAQHLTIGIRAMEKLSEMPMERLHSRKLRSFSETAFQ; this is encoded by the coding sequence ATGCCGGAGCCATTTGGCCGGCAAAGCTTCGACGATGCCGAAAAGGCAGTCGCTGCGCTGCAGCTTCTTTACGACCGCAACACCAAGTTCCTGCGTGACTCGTTTGCCGCGCTGGCCGCGGGCGGCGACAACAGCAAACGGTACCGAGCTTTCTACCCGGAGATTGGCGTCACCACCAATTCGTTCACCCAGGTCGACTCGCGCCAAGCCTATGGCCATATGCCGACGCCCGGGCACTTCTCGACCACCATCACCCAGCCTGGATTGTTTGAAAGCTATCTCGTCGAACAGCTGCGCCTGATCATGCGCAATCACGGCGTTGAGGTCACCGTTTCGGAATCGACCACGCCCATTCCGCTGCATTTCGCCTTCCTCGAAGGCACGCATGTCGACGGCGCTGCCGCCGAGCGCATCAAGCGGCCGATCCGCGACCTGTTCGACGTGCCGGACCTCGACGGCACCGACGACCAGATCGCCAACGGCACATTTGAAGTGGCTTTCGGCGAGCCAAGGCCGCTGGCGCCTTTCACGGCACAGCGCATCGACTATTCGCTGCATCGCCTGTCGCACTATACGGCGACCACGCCGCAGCATTTCCAGAACTTCGTGCTGTTCACCAACTACCAGTTCTATATCGACGAGTTCGTGGCCAGGGCGCGCGCGCTGATGTCGGAAGGCGGCGGTGGCTATAGCGAGTTCGTCGAGCCAGGCAATGTCGTGACCAAGGCCGGACAAAGCGCGCCCAGCGAAGGTGTGGCGCCGCCGCGCCTGCCGCAGATGCCGGCCTACCACCTGAAGAAGCCGGACCATGGCGGCATCACCATGGTCAACATCGGCGTCGGTCCGTCCAACGCCAAGACGATCACCGATCACATCGCGGTGCTCAGGCCGCATGCCTGGGTGATGCTTGGCCACTGCGCGGGCCTGCGCAATACCCAGGCCCTGGGCGACTATGTGCTGGCGCATGCCTATGTGCGGGAGGATCACGTCCTCGACGACGATCTTCCTGTCTGGGTGCCGATCCCGCCGCTGGCCGAGATCCAGGTGGCGCTGCAGGAAGCCGTCGCTGAAGTCACCGGCCTGTCCGGCTACGACCTCAAGCGCATCATGCGCACCGGCACCGTCGCCACGATCGACAACCGCAACTGGGAACTGCGCGACCAGCGTGGTCCTGTGCAGCGCCTGTCGCAGTCTCGGGCCATCGCGCTCGACATGGAATCGGCGACGATCGCGGCCAATGGCTTCCGCTTCCGGGTCCCTTATGGGACTCTGCTTTGCGTCTCCGACAAGCCGCTGCACGGTGAACTCAAACTGCCGGGGATGGCGACCGAGTTCTACAAGCGCCAGGTGGCGCAACATCTGACCATCGGCATCAGGGCGATGGAGAAGCTGTCGGAAATGCCGATGGAGCGTCTGCATTCGCGCAAACTCAGAAGTTTTTCGGAGACGGCATTCCAGTAG
- a CDS encoding endonuclease/exonuclease/phosphatase family protein → MARIRYMATTATFVAMFALSVPLVAGFFGTLHPALDSLSHFRVHLAVLMALCALPLLATTFRVQAAAALLFAVAAFSTTSNALPLPRLWPVQAGFEAKSDNQAVYRLLQMNLRFNNPTPEKVLSLIGRTNPDVITLEEVSEMWEDKFSLISSIYPYRIFCPFPNGVFGVGIVSRRPFSAGTEQRCFGRGAMAIATVDFGGIDIDVAAIHLGWPWPFEQSRQIGELSDPLASLAETAIMAGDCNAVPWSAAVRRVADIGGLRLMPSVGPTWLYRKLPDVLRFAGLPIDQVFSKGAVLLHSAATLENTGSDHYPVMVEFSLRPQEQKPTDEPETATVSL, encoded by the coding sequence ATGGCACGCATTCGATACATGGCGACTACCGCGACATTCGTCGCCATGTTCGCCCTCTCGGTACCGCTGGTGGCCGGGTTTTTCGGGACGCTGCACCCGGCACTGGATTCCCTTTCCCATTTTCGCGTCCATCTGGCCGTGCTGATGGCGCTTTGCGCGCTACCATTGCTTGCCACGACGTTCCGCGTGCAGGCGGCGGCCGCTCTGCTCTTCGCTGTGGCTGCCTTTTCGACCACCTCGAATGCACTGCCGCTGCCTCGCCTGTGGCCGGTCCAGGCCGGGTTCGAGGCCAAGAGCGACAACCAGGCTGTCTACCGGCTGCTGCAGATGAACCTGCGGTTCAACAACCCGACGCCCGAAAAAGTGCTGTCGCTGATCGGCCGGACCAACCCTGACGTGATAACGCTCGAAGAGGTTTCCGAGATGTGGGAGGATAAATTCTCGCTCATCTCCAGCATCTATCCCTACCGGATCTTCTGTCCGTTCCCCAATGGCGTGTTTGGCGTCGGCATCGTATCAAGACGCCCCTTCTCGGCTGGAACCGAGCAACGCTGCTTTGGCCGCGGCGCCATGGCGATCGCAACGGTCGACTTCGGCGGAATAGACATCGATGTCGCCGCCATCCATCTCGGCTGGCCTTGGCCGTTCGAGCAATCACGACAGATCGGTGAGTTGTCGGATCCCCTGGCCTCGCTGGCCGAGACCGCGATCATGGCGGGTGACTGCAACGCGGTGCCGTGGAGCGCCGCCGTTCGCCGGGTCGCCGATATCGGCGGCTTGCGCTTGATGCCGTCTGTCGGACCGACCTGGCTCTACCGCAAGCTGCCGGACGTCCTGCGTTTCGCGGGACTGCCAATCGACCAGGTTTTCAGCAAAGGCGCAGTGCTGCTCCATTCCGCGGCAACGCTGGAGAATACGGGTTCCGACCACTATCCGGTGATGGTGGAATTCTCACTGAGGCCACAGGAGCAGAAACCGACCGACGAGCCCGAGACGGCGACGGTCTCCCTCTGA
- a CDS encoding DUF922 domain-containing protein: MRLTTVTLLAAVGVAGCFSSTASAGVKINVVTRTYDVTGTSGQALVASMDRSGPRHGFMARAIAQTNYTKTWDFDFTKAKGACRIKQASGTLNLNFVYPRIASPISPALEKHWKRFIDGVTAHEETHGRIAREMMAATDKSLTGLTVPDDPQCSRTRREAKRRIDAIYDEYEDKQNAFDAREHREGGHVEYLLNTLEAP; the protein is encoded by the coding sequence ATGCGTTTGACGACCGTGACATTGCTGGCGGCGGTTGGCGTAGCTGGCTGCTTTTCGTCCACGGCTTCGGCCGGCGTGAAGATCAACGTCGTGACGCGGACATACGACGTCACCGGCACGTCGGGCCAGGCGTTGGTTGCCTCGATGGACCGCAGCGGACCGAGGCATGGTTTCATGGCCCGTGCTATCGCTCAGACCAATTATACCAAGACCTGGGATTTCGACTTCACCAAAGCCAAGGGCGCCTGCCGCATCAAGCAGGCCAGTGGCACGCTTAACCTGAATTTTGTCTACCCACGTATAGCTTCCCCGATCTCGCCGGCGCTCGAAAAGCACTGGAAGCGGTTTATCGATGGCGTCACCGCGCATGAGGAGACGCATGGCCGCATCGCCAGGGAAATGATGGCCGCCACCGACAAATCGTTGACCGGCCTGACAGTCCCGGACGATCCGCAATGCTCCAGGACGCGGCGGGAAGCGAAGCGCCGCATCGACGCTATCTATGACGAGTACGAAGACAAGCAGAATGCCTTCGATGCCAGGGAGCATCGTGAAGGCGGCCATGTCGAATATCTTCTCAACACGCTGGAGGCGCCTTAG
- a CDS encoding electron transfer flavoprotein-ubiquinone oxidoreductase, producing MSDIERESMEFDVVIVGAGPAGLAAAIRLKQVNPELSVVVLEKGGEVGAHILSGAVVDPIGIDRLLPGWREEEGHPFKTPVTADHFLVLGPAGSFRLPNILMPPLMNNHGNYIVSLGNVTRWLAGKAEALGVEIYPGFAAAGLLYNEEGAVTGVVTGDMGVEKDGTHGPGFAPGMALMGKYVLIGEGARGSLAKQLIAKYKLSDGREPGKYGIGLKELWQVKPENHRPGLVQHSFGWPLDMKTGGGSFLYHLEDNQVAVGFVLHLNYKNPYLSPFEEFQRFKTHPAISGTFEGAKRLGYGARAITEGGWQSVPKLSFPGGVLMGCAAGFVNVPRIKGSHNAVLSGMLAAEHVAEAIGAGRANDELVSYEAAWRSTDIGKDLKKVRNVKPLWSRFGTIVGISLGGLDMWLNTLFGLSPFGTLKHGKADYAALEPAAQHKKIAYPKPDGVLTFDRLSSVFLSNTNHEENEPVHLLVGDMDLQKRSEHDVFAGPSTRYCPAGVYEWVDKDGNSAADPSAKDVRFVINAQNCVHCKTCDIKDPNQNINWVPPQGGEGPVYQNM from the coding sequence ATGAGCGATATCGAACGCGAAAGCATGGAATTCGACGTGGTCATCGTCGGCGCCGGTCCAGCCGGCCTCGCCGCCGCGATCCGCCTCAAGCAAGTCAACCCCGAACTTTCCGTCGTCGTCCTGGAAAAGGGTGGCGAAGTTGGTGCTCACATCCTGTCCGGCGCCGTCGTTGATCCCATTGGCATCGATCGTCTGTTGCCGGGCTGGCGCGAAGAGGAGGGACATCCCTTCAAGACACCGGTCACTGCCGACCATTTTCTGGTCCTCGGTCCGGCCGGCTCGTTCCGCCTGCCCAACATCCTGATGCCGCCGCTGATGAACAATCACGGCAATTACATCGTCTCGCTCGGCAACGTCACCCGCTGGCTGGCGGGCAAGGCCGAGGCGCTGGGCGTTGAGATCTACCCGGGCTTTGCTGCTGCTGGACTGCTCTACAATGAGGAAGGCGCCGTCACCGGCGTCGTCACCGGCGACATGGGCGTCGAGAAGGACGGCACGCACGGCCCGGGCTTCGCGCCCGGTATGGCGCTGATGGGCAAGTATGTGCTGATCGGCGAGGGTGCTCGCGGCTCGCTCGCCAAGCAGCTGATCGCCAAATACAAGCTTTCCGACGGTCGCGAACCCGGCAAATACGGCATCGGCCTGAAAGAGCTCTGGCAGGTCAAGCCGGAGAACCATCGGCCGGGCCTTGTCCAGCATTCCTTCGGCTGGCCACTCGATATGAAGACCGGCGGCGGCTCCTTCCTTTATCATCTCGAGGACAATCAGGTGGCGGTCGGTTTCGTCCTCCACCTCAACTACAAGAACCCCTATCTGTCGCCGTTCGAGGAATTCCAGCGGTTCAAGACCCATCCGGCAATATCAGGCACGTTCGAAGGCGCCAAGCGGCTGGGTTATGGCGCGCGCGCCATCACCGAAGGCGGCTGGCAGTCGGTGCCGAAACTGTCGTTCCCCGGTGGCGTCCTGATGGGCTGCGCGGCGGGCTTCGTCAACGTGCCGCGCATCAAGGGATCGCACAATGCCGTGCTGTCCGGAATGCTGGCCGCCGAGCATGTCGCGGAAGCGATCGGAGCCGGCCGTGCCAATGACGAACTGGTCTCTTATGAGGCGGCCTGGCGCTCGACCGATATCGGCAAGGACCTGAAGAAAGTCCGCAACGTCAAGCCACTGTGGTCGCGCTTCGGCACCATCGTCGGCATCAGCCTCGGCGGGCTCGACATGTGGCTGAACACGCTGTTCGGTCTCTCGCCCTTCGGCACGCTGAAGCATGGCAAGGCCGACTATGCCGCGCTGGAGCCTGCCGCTCAGCACAAGAAAATCGCCTATCCGAAGCCAGATGGCGTGCTCACCTTTGACCGGCTTTCCTCGGTATTCCTGTCCAACACCAACCATGAGGAAAACGAACCGGTCCACCTGCTTGTCGGTGACATGGACCTGCAGAAGCGCTCCGAACATGATGTCTTTGCCGGACCTTCGACACGCTATTGTCCGGCCGGTGTCTACGAATGGGTCGACAAGGACGGCAACAGCGCCGCGGACCCTTCGGCCAAGGACGTTCGCTTCGTCATCAACGCGCAGAACTGCGTCCACTGCAAGACCTGCGACATCAAGGATCCGAATCAAAACATCAACTGGGTGCCGCCGCAGGGCGGCGAGGGCCCGGTGTATCAGAACATGTAA
- a CDS encoding uracil-DNA glycosylase, translating into MTAASQNNLPDLRDLLAFYASAGVDDALEDAPVNRFAETAARPQPQARGEATPQQAQVDGAAKLQPPTFTRGGSDERPKAPPVSQPSATATVPDEAQAALARQLASTATTLDELRQRMAEFDGCNLKFTAKNLVFADGNPDAFIMLVGEAPGRDEDIEGLPFVGRSGRLLDRMLAAIGLDRTSAYIANVIPWRPPGNRTPTPHETEICRPFIERQIELVNPKVLVNLGGPSAKTLLNTTEGILRLRGNWRVHTTVSGTAIPAMPTLHPAYLLRTPAHKKLAWRDFLEVKAKLRAIG; encoded by the coding sequence ATGACTGCCGCTTCCCAGAACAACCTGCCGGACCTGCGCGACCTGCTGGCCTTTTATGCCAGCGCCGGTGTCGACGACGCGCTCGAAGATGCTCCTGTAAACAGGTTTGCCGAGACCGCAGCCAGACCGCAACCACAGGCGAGAGGCGAAGCCACGCCCCAGCAGGCGCAGGTCGACGGCGCGGCGAAACTGCAGCCTCCCACCTTTACGCGCGGCGGGAGCGACGAGCGGCCGAAAGCGCCACCCGTTTCCCAGCCCTCTGCCACGGCAACGGTTCCCGACGAGGCGCAAGCGGCATTGGCGCGCCAGTTGGCGTCGACGGCAACGACGCTGGACGAGCTTCGTCAGAGGATGGCTGAGTTCGATGGCTGCAATCTCAAATTCACCGCCAAGAACCTGGTGTTCGCCGACGGCAATCCCGACGCATTCATCATGCTGGTCGGCGAGGCGCCCGGTAGGGACGAGGACATTGAAGGCTTGCCCTTTGTCGGCCGCTCCGGACGCCTGCTCGACCGCATGCTTGCCGCAATCGGGCTCGACCGTACGTCGGCCTACATTGCCAACGTCATTCCCTGGCGGCCGCCGGGCAACCGCACACCAACGCCGCATGAGACCGAGATCTGCCGGCCGTTCATCGAACGACAGATCGAGCTGGTCAATCCGAAGGTGCTGGTCAATCTGGGCGGCCCTTCGGCAAAGACGTTGCTCAATACGACCGAGGGCATACTGAGACTGCGCGGCAACTGGCGGGTCCACACGACGGTTTCTGGCACCGCCATACCAGCGATGCCGACATTGCATCCGGCCTATCTCCTGAGAACGCCGGCGCACAAGAAACTGGCGTGGCGGGATTTTCTCGAAGTGAAGGCGAAGTTGCGCGCGATTGGATGA
- a CDS encoding helix-turn-helix domain-containing protein — MTTAQISAGTLIREWRTRRRMSQLDLAMEADISQRHLSFVESGRAAPSRDMVLHLAEQLSIPLRQRNQLLLAAGFAPSFGERSLTDASLAPAMAAVEIVLKGHEPFPALAVDRHWNLVSANTALAPFLTGVADVSLLTPPVNVLRLSLHPGGIAPRIVNLAEWRAHLLERLKHQNDASGDPVLVELEQELQTYPSGLKGSRPTPVEPSAIVHPLRLAHGDRVLSFISTITVFGTPLDVTLSELAIESFFPADEQTRTVLVRMAKERAETS, encoded by the coding sequence ATGACAACAGCACAGATTTCCGCCGGAACCCTCATTCGTGAATGGCGCACGCGCCGGCGGATGAGCCAACTCGACCTCGCCATGGAAGCGGATATCTCGCAGCGACATCTGAGTTTCGTCGAGAGCGGCCGGGCAGCGCCCTCGCGCGACATGGTGCTGCATCTGGCCGAGCAGCTGTCGATTCCTCTCCGGCAACGCAACCAATTGCTGCTGGCGGCAGGCTTCGCGCCTAGCTTTGGCGAACGATCCCTTACCGATGCCTCGCTGGCGCCGGCGATGGCGGCTGTCGAGATCGTGCTTAAAGGGCATGAGCCCTTCCCGGCGCTGGCGGTGGACCGGCACTGGAATCTGGTTTCGGCCAACACCGCGCTCGCTCCCTTCCTGACGGGTGTCGCCGACGTCTCCTTGCTGACGCCGCCGGTCAACGTGCTTCGTCTCAGCCTGCACCCCGGTGGCATCGCGCCGCGCATCGTCAACCTCGCGGAATGGCGGGCGCATCTGCTCGAGCGGCTGAAGCACCAGAACGATGCCTCCGGCGACCCGGTGCTGGTCGAACTCGAGCAGGAGCTGCAAACTTATCCGTCAGGCTTGAAAGGCAGCCGGCCGACACCGGTCGAGCCGAGCGCGATCGTGCATCCGCTGCGACTGGCGCATGGCGATCGCGTGCTATCCTTCATCAGCACCATTACCGTGTTCGGCACGCCGCTGGACGTGACGTTGTCGGAACTGGCAATCGAATCCTTTTTCCCGGCCGACGAGCAGACACGGACGGTGCTGGTGCGGATGGCGAAGGAGCGGGCAGAAACGTCCTGA
- a CDS encoding DMT family transporter: protein MTAGPGNPAVAASNHAVGHNALTGIMLKVMSVAVFVAMSTCIKAAGIVPAGQIVFFRSFFAIFPIIAFLAFKGKLATAFTTKRPLNHIARGLVGVCAMGLTFFALTRLPLPEAITLNYAQPLLVVVFSSIFLGEAIRVYRWSAVAVGLVGVLIISWPELTLLTSDEALDDQEVLGVAAALVAAAISAIAMLLVRNLVQSERTATIVLWFSVTASVMSLLSLPFGWQVLTPLQAGLLVTAGFCGGLGQILMTAAYRHAEASVVAPFEYTSMILGVVVGYLVFGDVASINTLIGGVIVVAAGLFIIWRERQLGLERTRTRKAALPEG, encoded by the coding sequence GTGACAGCCGGTCCGGGCAACCCTGCGGTCGCAGCCAGCAATCATGCAGTCGGGCACAACGCGCTCACCGGCATCATGCTCAAGGTCATGTCGGTAGCGGTTTTCGTCGCCATGTCGACCTGCATCAAGGCGGCCGGCATCGTGCCGGCGGGGCAGATCGTCTTCTTCCGGTCTTTCTTCGCCATCTTTCCGATCATCGCCTTCCTGGCCTTCAAGGGAAAGCTCGCCACCGCCTTCACGACCAAGCGGCCCCTGAACCACATTGCCCGTGGTCTCGTTGGTGTCTGCGCCATGGGGCTCACATTCTTCGCGCTGACCCGCCTGCCGCTGCCGGAGGCGATTACACTGAACTACGCGCAGCCGCTGCTGGTGGTCGTGTTCAGCTCGATCTTCCTCGGCGAAGCCATTCGAGTCTACCGATGGAGCGCGGTCGCGGTCGGCCTGGTCGGCGTGCTCATCATCTCGTGGCCGGAACTGACCCTGCTGACTTCCGACGAGGCGCTCGACGACCAGGAAGTGCTCGGCGTCGCGGCCGCCCTGGTCGCGGCGGCTATCTCGGCCATCGCCATGCTGCTGGTCCGCAATCTCGTGCAGAGCGAGCGTACCGCGACCATCGTGCTGTGGTTTTCGGTGACCGCCAGCGTCATGTCACTCTTGTCGCTGCCTTTCGGCTGGCAGGTGCTTACGCCACTGCAGGCAGGCCTCTTGGTCACCGCCGGCTTTTGCGGCGGTCTCGGCCAGATCCTGATGACTGCTGCCTATCGCCATGCGGAAGCATCGGTCGTGGCGCCCTTCGAATACACATCGATGATCCTCGGTGTCGTCGTCGGCTATCTGGTCTTTGGCGATGTCGCCAGCATCAACACACTGATCGGTGGTGTGATCGTCGTCGCTGCCGGCCTCTTCATCATCTGGCGCGAGCGCCAGCTCGGCCTGGAACGCACCCGCACGCGAAAGGCCGCCCTGCCGGAGGGGTAA